A region of the Dermatophagoides farinae isolate YC_2012a chromosome 7, ASM2471394v1, whole genome shotgun sequence genome:
CCCTTTCGGTCATTGTCACCATATTGGTaatgaatattcattttcgttCACCATCTACACATCGAATGGTAtggatggaattttttctttctatttttttttcatttattaattcattattatttacagtCACCATGGATacgaaaaacattcattcatacattaCCTAGATGgttattgatgaaatcaCCACAATTTAAACTAGAATTACCGGATactgaaaagaaaaatttacaacaGCCATTGCAACATCAAgaacaacagaataaaagaaatacaacaatacaatcaccacagccaccaccaccaatcgattggaatcaatcaattgattcaacaTTTGATAATGGCTATAATCTAATGGTTACAaatcatccatcatcatcgatgatgaaaacacgTGAACCACATTATTGTTAtccaagaaaaattgatcaaatcataTTGAATGCAATATTCATTGCTCATCATATTGATAATGCTGATGAATATAAAAGTGTATGTGTTACATATTAATTAACATTCTAAGATTTTTAAGGGGGATAGGAACTGTAGAGGGCGCAAAAAAAACgcattttttgttaaatgatTGCTCTTCAATGAAACGTCCGAAGTTTTTGAAACTTACTTATGTAATTATTTAGGGTCCCTAGAATAATttaacataaacaaaaaataaaaaatatttatacaTCAATATGAAACAATCAGTTGAAAATCAGCTGTACAAAAAACATGGTCCGCGTGATATCTTAAGAACCGTAGCtcagaatttgatgaaattttcagGAATTATGGACAGAATTAGCGGCTATCGTGAGTGACTAAATCATGGCTCACAACCGGATATTATGGCGGATATTAGCCTgaatgtgaagaaaaaaactgttaATTTTTCAACCCTAAGTTTCAATTGGCCCAAAAATGCCCTTCTCCTTTTAGATATATAACGATTTAGTCACTCACGATAACCACTAATCCTGTCCATAATTCccgaaaatttcatcaaattccgAGCTACGGTTCTTAAGATATCACGCCGACCATGCTTTTTGCACAACTGATTTTCAACTGATTGTTTCATATTGAtgtataaatattttttattttttgtttatgttaaATTATTCTAGGACTccaaaataattaaataggtaaatttcaaaaatttcggACGTTTCATTAAAGAGCAatcatttaacaaaaaatgtgttttttttgcgcCCTCTATACTTCCTATCCCccttaattttcattttcatcattaataataattattcttTCTACATTTCTAGAATCAAGAAGATTGGAAATACGTATCAATGGTATTGGATCGATTATTTCTTTGGATATTTACATTAGCCTGTATAATCGGTACTGGTGGTATATTTATGGTTGCACCATCCATATATGATCTAGGTAAATGGgttaaaatcaaacaaaacaaaacaaaacaaaaaaagaaagaaaaagataagcgattcaatttattctgtatataataattttttttggctcttgattttcattttttttttgttttgttttttgtttgtttgtttttatgttTTATGTAACCAGATGTACCATTGGATATTCAAATGTCAACTATTGTCAAGAGTCAAttctaaatcatcatcattattagaaatagcaacaacaaaaaaaatgaagaaaaaagaatatgaatgaataaaattgtaaatgaatgaaaaaattaatttttctgtCTTTAAATAGTGTGCATATGCGTGTGTTTTCATAAagtatgtgtatgtattatgtaatgattgaaaaaaaaataataattgtatttGTAATTTGGTTatctaaataataaaattaattatgaaTCATGTAAATGGttgataaatgattgattcaaaattaagACTCAAAATtagcaatgaatgaatgaatgatgataaatatgagaaaaaagaatacgATGATTTTGTGTGTAAGTGTGCCATtgatgcaaatttttttttttttttttttgggagggggggaaaatgaaatgcttcttcatttgattcaattggttgcatcatcatcatcatcatcataattgttgTTCGTTTCGGAGCGTTTTCTATCATCACCGTCATCGTCTTTGTTCGGGACATCATTTGAATCTTCATTCGATTCTCGACTATGATCATCTGAATCATGATGTTGGCCATGTTTATCATTCGATCCTTCTTTATCCGAACCATTATaacgatcatcattaccatcacgGTGATTTTCATATGATTTTCGATCATCACCACTTGAACTAttacgatcatcattttttcttctttcttcaCCATCGCTAGTTGAATTCGAACGTGCACGTGGTGGTGATATCTTTTCACTGCGATCTGATTCTGCAGAACTAACTGATCTTGATCGATGTCTTGATGGTGTTGAACTTTTCGAGCGGCTATATCGTCTGCTATTTCGACCATAACTGCGGCTACGGCTTCGTCTCCTCCtaaatcaataaacaaaataatgggatttattattgatcaatgaaaaatgtgtCAATCACTTACCGATCGGGGGTCCGAGATCGTCGTTTAGAACGATATTCAGTGCGTTTACGTTGTCGGCTATTTGGACGGGCATATTTAGCCATTTGTATACTAAGTACTCGGCCATCAAGACGTTCACCATCGAGTTTACGCATCGCTTCTTCAGCATCTCGTTTACGATAATAACGTACAAATGCAAATCCGCGTGTCATATATGAATCAGGATATCTCGGTACATAAATATCTCCCAATTCGCCATATCTAGAAAAAAGTCTTTTCAACTGACTAACAGTGGTTCTATGAGTTATATTGTCAACTTTGAGCGAAATCATACCCTCAATACGAGGAGGGCCTTGTCCTTTTGTACTGAACTCATTATTCTCCGATTCCGTATAACGAGATGATCGTTTTGAACCTCGAtgactgctgctgctatGATATGATCGATCTCGATCGCGACTACGGCTGCGGCTATAACTACGACTTCTGCTACGCTTACGACTATCATCACGACTACGATGATgtcgatttgatgatgatcgatgtcTGCTTTCACGGCTTCGTTCTCTACGGTTCCGGTCACGGTCCCGGTTACCAGTTTCGATTACCGGACTAGACATTCTTTTTATCTGCCTcaggttttttgttttttgatttttgtttgtcttgtTACTTTTGAGCTCTCAGCTTGATTCTGCTACAGCAAAAAATATTCtgcttttttctgttgtgaATATGAATTGATAGAAAATCAACAGCAgatcaaatattgaaaaaaaaaattatcgaatgatgctgtcaaaattgaatgttaaatatcattcaatgaaaattttgttctaTAAATACAATTCCTAAACAATAGCTTTCCTTCGATACTGCGACGAGAGTGCttccgatgatgatcgtaaacaaaatgatgataatattgatggtctcaacatttgatcaacaaatcgaatgaattagCAGCCAGCAATAACCAAATCTATTGATCAATTCGAAATGATTAAAGGAATAGTGAAGGGAAAAACACAGATTTTTGAGgataaaataattaaaattttcaacacttaccaataaaatcaattaattttatgGAATggtattttttaattttcagaTTGAAATTCtggaataaatttcaaaaacaaaaaacaaaattttatattgCGAGTGAAGTTGATAACACGGTGTGGTGTATTGAAATCACAATgctgaatatttttttttagcgaCGACTGCAGTCCCAGCTTGTTGGCagtatcatcataatttttatttaggTTGATGATTTGCCAGcagcatcaatttttttttttttttgaatatctATTCATAGACAACgtttttgtaaaaatttcTGGAATATTTCTTATATAATACATGGAACTTTTTCtcaatttataaatattttttaccGAATATATTCGCgccattttaaattgaaaaaaaaaaattccaattccaatcataaatgaaaaaaaaatggatgattcTAAACATtctgatgaaattgatgatcaatcaatgaatgcaATTCAACTTATGGCCATGAATCATTCAGAAATTCAACGTtggatcattgaaaattattcaaataaatcaattagttcaagaaataaattatatgaggtataatcaatatttataTCTAATGGATTTCtgattaattttaatcaatagCGTATGGTTCAAACACGACAATCATATATCGATAGTATGATGAAATCACATCCATTTCAATGCTCAAATTTATCGCCAATCAAATGCCGTCTTCCAAGGTAATAAATGTTTGTATGATTGTTTTTAATCTctgataaattgaatttataaattttagattgaacaaatttttccaatcaattcgtccatcatcaattatatgCATAACGGGTGATTCAAATACGGGAAAATCGATGCTCGCCACATCGATTGCAATTGATTGTGTATCAATATCCAAACGAAAAGTATTGTTTATCGATTCCGATTTGTCATTGACTAATGATCGTTTACGTTTATTGCATTCAAATTTGGATGATcttaattcattgattcaaatttatcctatatttgaaataaatcagCTATACAATCTATTTGAAATGATCGATCAAGATGAACAATTACATCGATCagtattgataattgattcattcaattgtttcataTGGGCAAGTAAACATTCGAATTGTTCACGAGAATCATTTATAGCACGATTGTTATATgcaatcgaatcaattacACGTAAATGTTATTTAACTACTATCATTACAAGATTGAACAATCGATTTGATCATTCACTTCATTTGGATATTGATATTACATTAAAAAATGgttatgacgatgatgatcatattatTGCGGaaattataacaaaaaatacaTGGCCACGatcaaaatttgatattgaatttcatATTGATAAAGATCTTTGTCATCCAGAGTGGtgatttgttttaattttatgttaatttatttttaaaatattgtAACAATTCATATGTGGCCGATTTGTTCTGTGacatttcttttgtttccattttgatCACAATATCCTGTTTATCAcgtttgattatcaatgaacAATGTAATAAATATGTTAGATTTACTTTacataattcatttgattgagagaattttttcaaattctgaccatcaccattattctGATGATCATCTAATGGCCGTTTACCGGTGGCGATAAAAACATCTGTATCTATATGCATcgttttcattgattcttgtaataatttttctcttcGTTTACGGCGttgatttttccaatttgcTTCATTCGATTTAATATCAAATTCGATTCGTTTATTCAGTTTGATCATCTGAAATTGTTCGATATGTaaatcatttaataataaattttcaataaaattgccAATAGATTGGATATCGTAATCACAACATTTCATATTTGGATTCAGATAATGTATCAAtggttttgattttaaatgaattattttagGTGAATTAGCTAATTGGTATCGATCATCAAAAGTCCATGCTAATGCCCATCGTTTTGTATTACCTTGACATAATTCAGTATGGGCAAAGCTGGccaatgttttattttcaatcatatctTTAAGcaaacatttcaattcaagaaATGTTTTCTTTCTGCCAATCATCACCGTATAAAgatcgattaattttttagTATGAAAACTTTCATCcataatttgtttgatgaatgCAAgttcaccaccatcacaaaTAGCTTCATCAGTGGATgcagaatttatttttcgcCAATGAAATGATGTTTTATGGCCATTTGGTTTCGTAGCAATATcttcaaatgaatcattgaacATATCATCGAAAAACGGTGGATTAGTCATTACAAAAGtgaaatgacaattttgtACGAGATGTTTGAAGATTGTATcaatattatgattatcataaactatatatgaaatgagaaaaaaaattcaaattcatgaatcgaaatgaaaaaaaaaactttacacTCACTTGTGATtctattattcaaattattattttgaacatttttattaGCATAATCCAAATTAATTGGATCAATTTCAGTGGCAATAAATCTCCATTCAGGATTTAAAGTTGTTgctaataatggaaaaatggCACACGAACCAGTACCAATATCGATCGCTTTGATTTGATAACATAAACGACAATGTTCAAGAAGATCTTCGATCCAAAGAATATAATTCAAACGCATAGGCAATGTTGGTACCAGTCTTTGTTCGGGTATTTGaacatttaaatgaaaatcttttttcaataatgtttGTGTTAATGATCGTAATGCACCAATATCACCATAATCAATATGAACTTTTCCTTTTTCATCACGATAAACATGATTAGCAAAATCAGAATATTCACGAGCCAATTGTTCATAAACAGGTTTTTGGCGGTAAATATTACGAGGATgcataaattgattgaaagcCATTTgaaatcgttgttgttgtggttgttgctTCGGATGAAATTTAGAATAAAAACATGTCATATTTGTCGGGCACACGTTTTaccacgtttttttttattcgtgtACACTaccaaatatatatatttgagtATACTCATTAGTTTGTGCGTGTATTTTGTGTctgtgtatcatcatcatcatcaatcgaacacattgatttttgacattttcatcaatctctatacaaaaatcattgaaaaatgccCAAGTaagttgaaaatgaaaacaattgttcatgtgataattatattcattcttttttgttttgtttagatATTATTGCGATTATTGTGATACATTTCTTACACATGATTCGGTGAGTGACaaccattttgatttataaaaaaaaacaattgaatctaaattattattattttattagcCATCAGTACGTAAAACTCATTGTAATGGACGAAAACATAAGGAAAATGTtcgattttattatcaaaaatggATGGAAGAACAAGCACAGAATTTAATTGATGTGAcaagtaagttttttttttagtaagTCCAAATATTAACACAATCGAATTAATTCTGATATTTTTCGTAACCGAAATATAGCTGCCGCATTTAAAGCTAATAAAGCTTTAGTACCACCAGCTGCATTAGCAGCTATGCGGCCACCAAATGCACCACCAATACTTCCACCACAAGGATTACCGCCTGGTGCACGATTTCCACCACCGCCGATTCCAATTCCACCGGGCCGTTTACCATTATTACCAAATGTTCCACCAGGTGCTCCTCCACCTCCGCAAGGTGTACCACCATTTATACCGAATGTTCCACATGGTGCCCCACCACCTCCGCCAGGTGTACCACCATTAATGCAAAATATTCCACCTGGTGCTCCACCGCCTCCTCCAGGTGTACCACCATTAATGCTAATGTAGGGGGGTCTCCCCTTTCTAGGCTATGATTGTATTGTAAAACGTGTATTTAAAATACGAAATAAAAGAACAGTTTATATTTAAAATACGAAATAAAAGAACAGTTTATATTTAAAATacgaaataaataaaaaaacagtttatcatttttttgctttttaaGTGACTAGTGCTGCCACGTGCGGTAACGTTCTTTGTGAACGTGGCGAGCGAGggagaagaaaaacaacgGATGTGGTGCTCGCGTTTGGCGTGTTGGTTTTTGTTCGTGAGCCAGAGTGTATCCAATTTAAATATTATCACCtttcatattttgttgttattcatcACACATTTGGTGTTGTACTTGGTcaacaaataacaaacaattattttattagattattgtttgaaacatataaatatgaatgattgcgaaaaattaatattaatattaatattaattattattaaagtttttattgtgtgaaatttatttgtatttCAATATTTGCTCTACTACATTTGGTAGCAGAGCGTGGTTCAACAAAACcatggaacaacaaaaaatgactgAAAATATAGTACAAGTTTTGCCGCAATTAACATCAACACTTGAAATTCGCTTTGAAGGAGAATGTCCTGAGAAGACTTGTTTTGCGAGGATTTCAACAAAGACATTGGCTTTTAGCTAATAAATTTTTACTGAATCCTCAGACTCAACAAATCTTCGTTGAAGGTGCCATTGATGGTGTCAAGAAGATGAAAACGCACAAGTTCATGGTCtgtatttcatcaaaaagcATTCGGATCATTTAATTGTGAACTTTGAAtcccattcattcattaatgattttttattttttaacaatgattttcttttgtgaTCGGTATTAACGATTGAAAAAACATGCTCGTCTTTCTCACCGACATTCTCAATCGAAATGGAAAGAAGTGAAAACAAGACACAAGACTATGCGCAGCCAGTTGACTGCTTGGTACGACCAATATTTAAGTTTTTGACTTCAAAACCAAAAGATATTGTTTCGTCAACAACTATGAAACCGATTTTGAATATTAAATCTAATGATCGTGATTATCATGGAAATAAGAATCGAATTTGCAATGGGCGGAAATTGTTCCGAACCTCTGGTTCTAAACGTGGAGtttcaaatgatcaaatggatgaaaattgactgatgaaaatgagaataatcaagttattttgtttattaaaaaaaaaatgaaatcaatcaacaattctATCAAAAGATTTTGGAGGAATTGGAAATATTGTCGATGAAGATACAATCAAAGAAGATTGGAATAATTATATTCTTCATTCTTGATAATTCATAATTTAAAAAGttattttttaaacttttatcaattaaatattgtatatttaaaataaaaattaaaatcggAGGTTAATATGTAACTATGcaatttatcattgattacgcaaaccaacaacaatgaacaagataaaaaaaagatggaaTTAGTAGTCGTTCAAAAAGGTAGCTGAATCCATTATGATCAAACATTACGAGATTGTGCATTAATCGTCACAATTAAACGTCTACGAATTCTGCTCGTTCGtattcatcataaaatacacacatacatacacaatatacattcattttcatatacaTATGTCGTCATAGgtcatttataaatttattgatgatgatgatgatgatgttttaaatttaattgtcAATTAGTCATTGGTAAAATagtattgaaaatttaaaacaaaaccaaaaccaaaaccaaaaaatcaCGTCAAGTTGTAATCGAAACTAATAAAGTGAttcaaattcgaaaaaaaaattttttttttcttcaaatcaaacaacgaTGACATGACcatcatacatacacacacacacacacacacacatacacaacatTCGAATATAAATATCAATTTCGAATTTGTATGGTTGccatttgacaattttttctctttacaatcttcacaatattttttttttcatcaaatttttgattattaaaaaGTTATAGAAaatcgtttttgttgaaatttttttttgttaatttttttattattattataatttcatCCATGTATCTGTTCGTTATGTTAGCTTTATTTTGATGACAACtgtgtttgtctgtgtgtgtatgtgtgtgtttatgcaTGTATGtattgacaaaatttttaacgatagaattgattttgaacaaaataaaaaaaaaatgatgatggaatcaaGATCCACCATATtgcaacatcaacaacaacaacaacaacaaccaatgcCGACAACATCAtctatttcatcatcgatgctTGTTGGTAGTAAAtctaattcatcatcattgattacgACGACAATGATAACCGATTCTTCACCAAATACAAgcaatagtagtagtagtagtagtagtaatggTAGTTTAGAATCGGATTCATTATTCTATGAAAAAGATCTTAAAgtggacaaaaaaatattggctATCATGAATCAAGGTAAGACCCATAATGTTgtgatttatatatttgaattaattttgcATCCGAAATTATACAATCAGGTGGCAATGACTATCATCCATCATTGAGCCAATTTCTATCTCGTATAtcgattgaaacaaattgcCATGTAGATGTATCGAATTCATTAAGAGATCGACAAGGTAATGAAATACCGGTGCTAAAAGTAAGAGCGTGCAGTCAAAAAAGTTTAGAGGTTGCATCAGCTCTTATTATGGAACGACTGGATCCTCATCGTGACAAAATGACATTCAATATCGACGTGCCCTATAATGACCATTCATATATCATTGGTAAAGATGGTACCCGTATTAAACAATTATCTCGTATGACTGGTTGCCATATTCATTTACCTGATTGTAATAAAACTAGCaataaaaaatcgaataaattatCGATTGCTGGTACGGATTTTACAGCCATTGATAAAGCTCGTGATCAGATTCGAAAATCATTACCATTGAATATTGGATTCAAAGCACAGATCAAATCCGGTAAATTTGTCATTATTGATACGGCAAGCGCCGAAGTACAGGCTGTAAAACGAAAATATCGTGTTGATGTAACATTCACAAATGTTATTGCCGATACTCGTAATCCAGAAGTGACAATCAATGTTAAAGGTGGACGTGCACAACTGGAAGAAATTGAATCTGCCACTCGTGAACTGTATCAATTTGTTactgaagaaaaattgaccaATGATTCACATGTAATGTTTGCAATAACAATTGATGTAAGccattcacatcatcaatatgtgAAGGGAAAGAATAATTGCAATCTTAAAGTTATACATCAACGTTCCGGTGCCATGATAATATTTCCATCACATGAATCCAATTGTAACCAGGTAATAATACAAAGTAGAAATCTTCTATCAACCGTAATGGGATGGCAAGAATTGATGGGCTATctgccattattattgtcatttgatATTAATTTCGATATTAATGGCCATCAATCACAATtacaaaaattggaaaaagaatttggtGTTGGTATTCGTACACGTGAAAAATTATCGGGCCATGTTTATACGGTTCTGATTAAAACTCAGGAACGTCATTCGACTTATTTACAGGAGATCCGACAAAGAATCTTGAATTTTAagtatatgaatgaaaacaatttaatcaacgaaaacaaaGCCGTCTTGACATTAGCGactattgatcatcatcatcatcaacaaaaacaacaacagcagcagcaacaacaacaacaacaacaacaagaattagCTGCCAGTATGGCTTTGATGAATTTCGCCGCTACTTATCGTAATTCATTTCCACCAAATGTTCTACAACCAATGATTGACAA
Encoded here:
- the LOC124497198 gene encoding uncharacterized protein LOC124497198; the encoded protein is MDDSKHSDEIDDQSMNAIQLMAMNHSEIQRWIIENYSNKSISSRNKLYERMVQTRQSYIDSMMKSHPFQCSNLSPIKCRLPRLNKFFQSIRPSSIICITGDSNTGKSMLATSIAIDCVSISKRKVLFIDSDLSLTNDRLRLLHSNLDDLNSLIQIYPIFEINQLYNLFEMIDQDEQLHRSVLIIDSFNCFIWASKHSNCSRESFIARLLYAIESITRKCYLTTIITRLNNRFDHSLHLDIDITLKNGYDDDDHIIAEIITKNTWPRSKFDIEFHIDKDLCHPEW
- the snRNP-U1-C gene encoding small ribonucleoprotein particle U1 subunit C; amino-acid sequence: MPKYYCDYCDTFLTHDSPSVRKTHCNGRKHKENVRFYYQKWMEEQAQNLIDVTTAAFKANKALVPPAALAAMRPPNAPPILPPQGLPPGARFPPPPIPIPPGRLPLLPNVPPGAPPPPQGVPPFIPNVPHGAPPPPPGVPPLMQNIPPGAPPPPPGVPPLMLM
- the LOC124496424 gene encoding uncharacterized protein LOC124496424 isoform X1, giving the protein MSSPVIETGNRDRDRNRRERSRESRHRSSSNRHHRSRDDSRKRSRSRSYSRSRSRDRDRSYHSSSSHRGSKRSSRYTESENNEFSTKGQGPPRIEGMISLKVDNITHRTTVSQLKRLFSRYGELGDIYVPRYPDSYMTRGFAFVRYYRKRDAEEAMRKLDGERLDGRVLSIQMAKYARPNSRQRKRTEYRSKRRSRTPDRRRRSRSRSYGRNSRRYSRSKSSTPSRHRSRSVSSAESDRSEKISPPRARSNSTSDGEERRKNDDRNSSSGDDRKSYENHRDGNDDRYNGSDKEGSNDKHGQHHDSDDHSRESNEDSNDVPNKDDDGDDRKRSETNNNYDDDDDDATN
- the LOC124496424 gene encoding uncharacterized protein LOC124496424 isoform X2 → MSSPVIETGNRDRDRNRRERSRESRHRSSSNRHHRSRDDSRKRSRSRSYSRSRSRDRDRSYHSSSSHRGSKRSSRYTESENNEFSTKGQGPPRIEGMISLKVDNITHRTTVSQLKRLFSRYGELGDIYVPRYPDSYMTRGFAFVRYYRKRDAEEAMRKLDGERLDGRVLSIQMAKYARPNSRQRKRTEYRSKRRSRTPDRRRSRSRSYGRNSRRYSRSKSSTPSRHRSRSVSSAESDRSEKISPPRARSNSTSDGEERRKNDDRNSSSGDDRKSYENHRDGNDDRYNGSDKEGSNDKHGQHHDSDDHSRESNEDSNDVPNKDDDGDDRKRSETNNNYDDDDDDATN
- the LOC124497267 gene encoding uncharacterized protein LOC124497267, producing MTTVFVCVCMCVFMHVCIDKIFNDRIDFEQNKKKMMMESRSTILQHQQQQQQQPMPTTSSISSSMLVGSKSNSSSLITTTMITDSSPNTSNSSSSSSSNGSLESDSLFYEKDLKVDKKILAIMNQGGNDYHPSLSQFLSRISIETNCHVDVSNSLRDRQGNEIPVLKVRACSQKSLEVASALIMERLDPHRDKMTFNIDVPYNDHSYIIGKDGTRIKQLSRMTGCHIHLPDCNKTSNKKSNKLSIAGTDFTAIDKARDQIRKSLPLNIGFKAQIKSGKFVIIDTASAEVQAVKRKYRVDVTFTNVIADTRNPEVTINVKGGRAQLEEIESATRELYQFVTEEKLTNDSHVMFAITIDVSHSHHQYVKGKNNCNLKVIHQRSGAMIIFPSHESNCNQVIIQSRNLLSTVMGWQELMGYLPLLLSFDINFDINGHQSQLQKLEKEFGVGIRTREKLSGHVYTVLIKTQERHSTYLQEIRQRILNFKYMNENNLINENKAVLTLATIDHHHHQQKQQQQQQQQQQQQQELAASMALMNFAATYRNSFPPNVLQPMIDNNLKSIKSNHSNCQSVNSNGFHDQSPSCSLCQTSCLNGFLSNDTSLTSLNDSLPFCSSSSTSSFNPFNFRENFELTTGQSNAFGNKLNTFNNQMCNGLSNGGNLHTTTNNNGHQSSSLSGFVNGTIGTSSSTNHNSSWPSLVTTNGIGNNNNHIHQNNDHHHNNNNNDYYYNQLQSNFLKCSTYDETASQMKSYSSVFKY
- the LOC124497197 gene encoding U6 small nuclear RNA (adenine-(43)-N(6))-methyltransferase, translating into MAFNQFMHPRNIYRQKPVYEQLAREYSDFANHVYRDEKGKVHIDYGDIGALRSLTQTLLKKDFHLNVQIPEQRLVPTLPMRLNYILWIEDLLEHCRLCYQIKAIDIGTGSCAIFPLLATTLNPEWRFIATEIDPINLDYANKNVQNNNLNNRITIYDNHNIDTIFKHLVQNCHFTFVMTNPPFFDDMFNDSFEDIATKPNGHKTSFHWRKINSASTDEAICDGGELAFIKQIMDESFHTKKLIDLYTVMIGRKKTFLELKCLLKDMIENKTLASFAHTELCQGNTKRWALAWTFDDRYQLANSPKIIHLKSKPLIHYLNPNMKCCDYDIQSIGNFIENLLLNDLHIEQFQMIKLNKRIEFDIKSNEANWKNQRRKRREKLLQESMKTMHIDTDVFIATGKRPLDDHQNNGDGQNLKKFSQSNELCKVNLTYLLHCSLIIKRDKQDIVIKMETKEMSQNKSATYELLQYFKNKLT